The following coding sequences are from one Reyranella humidisoli window:
- a CDS encoding DUF2161 domain-containing phosphodiesterase produces the protein MTLESDLYAPVKVLLEGQGYVVKGEVRGCDVVAVRGKEPPVVVELKRTFGLGLVLQGVDRLALTDLVYLAVGQWPRQMKNVKKLCRRLGLGFIVVAKDKADVVLDPAPYVPRQNKRKSGRLLGEHARRVGDPNVGGQAMRMPLMTAYRQEALRCAELLAVQGPMKVSALRAACDAPKAAQILQQDVYGWFERVERGVYAITPKGREGLERFDRKPA, from the coding sequence ATGACGTTGGAAAGCGACCTCTATGCGCCGGTGAAGGTGCTGCTCGAAGGGCAGGGATATGTCGTCAAAGGCGAGGTGCGCGGCTGCGACGTGGTGGCGGTGCGCGGCAAGGAGCCGCCCGTCGTCGTCGAGTTGAAGCGGACCTTCGGCCTCGGTCTCGTCCTGCAGGGCGTCGACCGGCTGGCGCTCACCGATCTCGTCTATCTCGCGGTGGGCCAGTGGCCGAGGCAGATGAAGAATGTGAAGAAGCTCTGCCGCCGGCTGGGGTTGGGCTTCATCGTGGTGGCGAAAGACAAGGCCGACGTGGTGCTCGATCCCGCGCCCTACGTGCCGAGGCAAAACAAGCGCAAGTCCGGCCGCCTGCTGGGCGAACATGCCCGGCGTGTCGGCGATCCCAACGTCGGCGGGCAGGCGATGCGGATGCCGCTGATGACGGCTTACCGCCAGGAAGCGCTGCGTTGCGCCGAACTGCTGGCGGTGCAGGGGCCCATGAAGGTGTCAGCGCTGCGCGCTGCCTGCGACGCACCCAAAGCGGCCCAGATCCTGCAACAGGATGTCTATGGCTGGTTCGAGAGGGTGGAGCGCGGTGTCTATGCAATCACGCCGAAGGGGCGAGAGGGTCTCGAGCGGTTCGACCGCAAGCCGGCCTGA